The following coding sequences lie in one Metallumcola ferriviriculae genomic window:
- a CDS encoding ABC transporter permease yields MAGPMLDPKFRKYQAAFQPRRNITRSNYLFLSVSTFVTLFLAWSALTYTGFIDPLFLPTPIAIMESAMKLTFELNFLHDVWMTFMRVMVGFAAAAIIGIPLGILVGTYKPVEAMVEPLMAFIRYMPASAFIPLFILWIGVNEAEKIAVIWFGSFFQLVLMVAVATKSVKQELLEVSYTLGTSRSAVLWRVLLPASLPAIMDSLRLILGWAWTYVIVAELIGASAGIGHTILQSSRMLRTANILVGILTIGILGLISDYCFKWAHRVFFPWTE; encoded by the coding sequence ATGGCAGGACCGATGCTAGACCCCAAATTTAGAAAATATCAAGCGGCATTCCAACCCCGTCGTAATATTACTCGGAGTAACTATCTATTTCTATCAGTATCCACTTTTGTAACTTTGTTTTTGGCCTGGTCGGCACTCACATACACCGGCTTTATCGATCCATTATTTTTACCGACACCCATTGCCATTATGGAGTCTGCTATGAAGCTGACATTTGAATTAAATTTTCTCCATGATGTCTGGATGACCTTTATGCGGGTAATGGTAGGATTTGCTGCGGCGGCGATTATTGGCATACCGCTGGGAATTCTTGTGGGCACATATAAACCGGTAGAGGCGATGGTGGAACCATTAATGGCCTTTATCCGCTATATGCCCGCTTCTGCCTTTATTCCCCTTTTTATCCTCTGGATTGGCGTCAATGAGGCAGAAAAAATTGCGGTAATATGGTTTGGCAGTTTCTTTCAATTGGTACTGATGGTAGCAGTGGCTACAAAAAGCGTCAAACAAGAGCTGTTGGAGGTATCCTATACTCTTGGTACTTCCCGTTCGGCGGTACTGTGGCGGGTGCTGCTGCCGGCCAGCTTACCGGCGATCATGGATTCGCTGAGATTGATATTGGGGTGGGCCTGGACCTATGTAATTGTGGCAGAGTTGATTGGGGCATCGGCGGGTATCGGGCATACGATTTTACAATCCTCTCGGATGCTGCGTACAGCGAATATTTTAGTAGGTATTTTGACCATCGGCATTTTGGGATTGATATCTGACTACTGCTTTAAATGGGCGCATCGAGTGTTTTTTCCTTGGACGGAGTAA
- a CDS encoding AzlD domain-containing protein encodes MDYIWAIIIGAAIVTYIPRALPLVTFSKKNLPPLVIQWLRFIPPAVLAALLAPELFLNQRHFDFSLQNIGLLTAIPCFIIAVKSRSMVVTVVSGMIIYILLNTLL; translated from the coding sequence ATGGATTACATCTGGGCAATAATTATCGGTGCCGCTATAGTTACTTATATTCCTCGGGCATTACCGCTGGTTACCTTCAGCAAGAAAAACTTACCGCCTCTGGTGATACAGTGGCTGCGATTCATTCCCCCGGCTGTATTAGCTGCCCTGTTGGCTCCGGAATTATTTCTTAATCAGCGGCACTTTGATTTCTCGTTGCAAAATATTGGCTTATTAACGGCCATTCCTTGCTTTATTATCGCCGTTAAATCACGTAGTATGGTTGTTACCGTGGTATCAGGAATGATAATCTATATACTGCTTAATACTCTGCTTTAA
- the cobA gene encoding uroporphyrinogen-III C-methyltransferase — translation MIGKVYLVGAGPGDPGLITIKGLRCIKDADVLIYHQSVSPRLLDYAAADCLMVPAGQAPGKDAMNAFDINANLVHYAKAGKTVTRLNAGDPFAFGRGSEEALALAEEGIPCEVVPGVTAAAAAPAYAGIPLTDGTINSSVTIITGEEDPYMEKSKIPWEQLVDINTLVFMMGLKNLEKITLRLISAGKDPETPVAVVQEGTTPEQKTVSGTLASITGMVRQAGIKHPAVTVIGHTANLREQLRWVEDKPLFGKRILISRPVHQAAGFAEMIETLGGEPYIFPVIDIVKPSDSSPLDNAIDKVEQFDWVVFTSVNGVNHFFRAMWEKKKDIRCLAEAKICAIGPKTAAAVEKKGLLVDYMPEEYVAEAVIEGMKDYGLKGMKVLLPRADIARQVLPEKLMEMGALVEEVTAYETVTGSGDPDKLLQLLSQGKLHVVTFTSSSTVRNFLSKLPRQRADELLKDVIIACIGPITAETARKMGLTVHIEAEEYTIDGLLAAILQYI, via the coding sequence ATGATTGGAAAAGTTTATCTTGTAGGTGCCGGGCCGGGGGATCCCGGCCTTATTACAATTAAAGGATTGAGATGTATCAAGGACGCCGATGTACTTATTTACCACCAATCGGTCAGTCCTCGGTTACTGGATTACGCCGCTGCTGACTGTTTGATGGTACCTGCGGGTCAGGCCCCGGGGAAAGATGCCATGAACGCATTCGATATTAATGCAAATTTGGTACATTATGCCAAAGCGGGAAAAACGGTGACCCGCCTGAATGCGGGCGATCCTTTCGCTTTTGGCCGGGGCAGTGAAGAAGCACTGGCATTGGCCGAGGAAGGGATACCATGTGAAGTGGTGCCCGGTGTCACCGCAGCAGCGGCAGCACCGGCCTATGCCGGTATACCGTTAACTGATGGCACGATAAATTCTTCGGTGACTATAATTACCGGAGAAGAAGATCCCTATATGGAAAAATCCAAAATTCCCTGGGAACAGCTGGTTGACATTAATACTTTAGTATTTATGATGGGTCTAAAAAACCTGGAGAAGATCACCCTGCGGTTGATTAGTGCAGGCAAAGACCCGGAAACTCCGGTTGCCGTAGTGCAAGAGGGGACAACCCCTGAACAAAAAACTGTTAGCGGCACTTTAGCATCCATAACAGGAATGGTGAGACAGGCAGGTATCAAGCATCCGGCGGTGACGGTCATCGGCCACACTGCTAATTTGCGAGAACAGCTGCGCTGGGTAGAGGATAAGCCCCTTTTCGGTAAACGCATCCTTATTTCCCGCCCGGTACATCAGGCGGCGGGTTTTGCCGAGATGATAGAAACGCTGGGCGGAGAACCCTATATTTTTCCTGTAATAGATATTGTGAAGCCCTCGGATAGCTCACCACTGGATAACGCCATTGATAAAGTGGAGCAGTTCGACTGGGTGGTATTTACCAGCGTAAATGGTGTCAACCACTTTTTCCGGGCTATGTGGGAGAAAAAGAAGGACATACGCTGCCTAGCCGAAGCGAAGATCTGTGCAATCGGTCCCAAGACTGCGGCAGCGGTGGAGAAAAAAGGATTACTGGTGGATTATATGCCGGAGGAATATGTGGCGGAAGCTGTCATTGAGGGAATGAAGGACTATGGTTTGAAGGGTATGAAGGTGCTGCTGCCCCGGGCAGATATTGCCCGGCAGGTACTGCCGGAAAAACTGATGGAGATGGGTGCGCTGGTAGAGGAAGTTACCGCCTACGAGACGGTAACCGGCAGCGGCGACCCGGATAAACTGCTGCAACTCCTATCCCAAGGGAAGCTCCATGTTGTCACTTTCACCAGTTCTTCTACAGTAAGAAACTTTCTGAGCAAATTGCCCCGACAGCGCGCTGATGAGCTGTTGAAAGATGTGATTATCGCCTGTATCGGACCGATAACCGCTGAAACGGCCCGGAAAATGGGGCTGACGGTGCATATTGAGGCAGAAGAATATACCATTGACGGTTTATTGGCTGCAATTTTACAATATATTTGA
- the hemL gene encoding glutamate-1-semialdehyde 2,1-aminomutase has product MFKGLSKSEKLFEEAKQYIPGGVNSPVRAYSSVGMNPPFIVRGDGSKLYDEDGNVYIDYVQSWGPLILGHRHPQVVEALQECLEIGTSFGAPTALETELAKLTIDLIPSMEMVRMVNSGTEATMSALRLARGYTERDKIVKFKGNYHGHADHLLIDAGSGALTLGVPTSPGVPQSIAQNTITAPYNDLDTVKKIFEMEGKNIAAVILEPVAGNMGCIPPRPGFLEGLREVTSQYGSLLIFDEVMSGFRAGLHGAQGVYNIDPDLTCLGKVIGGGLPVGAYGGKKKIMEQIAPAGPVYQAGTLSGNPLAMTAGLATLKVLSAPGVFAEIENKAAKLSEGLQQAAKETGLTAAFNRVGTMQSVFFTSKEVVDFDTASSSDLDKFTKFFQIMLKEGIYLAPSQYEAGFMSIAHTDEDIEKTVAAAKKAFSEIA; this is encoded by the coding sequence GTGTTTAAGGGTTTATCGAAATCGGAGAAGTTATTCGAGGAAGCGAAGCAGTATATACCCGGCGGGGTAAACAGTCCTGTACGTGCTTATTCATCAGTGGGTATGAATCCGCCTTTCATAGTACGGGGTGATGGGTCTAAACTTTATGACGAGGATGGTAATGTATATATTGATTATGTACAATCTTGGGGGCCTTTAATTTTAGGGCATAGACATCCTCAGGTGGTTGAAGCGCTGCAGGAGTGCCTGGAGATAGGTACCAGCTTTGGTGCACCAACGGCATTGGAAACGGAACTGGCTAAGCTGACCATTGATTTGATACCCTCCATGGAAATGGTACGGATGGTAAACTCCGGAACAGAGGCTACCATGAGTGCCTTGCGTTTGGCCCGCGGTTATACTGAGAGGGATAAGATAGTCAAATTTAAAGGGAACTATCACGGTCATGCCGATCACCTACTGATTGATGCGGGCTCCGGCGCGTTGACATTGGGTGTTCCTACCAGTCCCGGTGTACCTCAGAGTATTGCGCAAAATACTATTACTGCGCCCTATAACGACCTAGACACCGTGAAAAAGATATTTGAAATGGAAGGGAAAAATATTGCCGCCGTCATTTTAGAACCGGTGGCCGGTAATATGGGCTGTATACCGCCCAGGCCAGGGTTCTTGGAAGGATTACGGGAAGTTACCAGTCAATACGGCAGCCTGCTTATTTTTGACGAAGTAATGTCCGGTTTCCGGGCCGGTCTACACGGCGCCCAGGGAGTGTATAACATTGACCCGGATCTTACCTGCTTAGGTAAGGTCATCGGCGGCGGCTTACCGGTTGGTGCGTATGGCGGTAAGAAAAAGATTATGGAGCAAATAGCTCCTGCCGGGCCCGTCTATCAGGCCGGCACTTTGTCGGGTAACCCCTTGGCCATGACGGCAGGGCTTGCTACTTTGAAGGTACTTAGTGCTCCCGGTGTCTTTGCAGAAATTGAGAACAAGGCGGCTAAGCTCTCTGAAGGACTGCAGCAGGCAGCCAAGGAGACCGGTTTGACCGCAGCATTTAACCGGGTGGGTACCATGCAGTCAGTATTTTTCACGAGCAAAGAAGTGGTTGATTTTGATACTGCTTCGTCGTCGGATTTGGATAAGTTCACGAAATTCTTCCAAATTATGCTCAAGGAAGGAATTTATTTGGCCCCGTCGCAGTATGAAGCGGGCTTCATGTCAATTGCCCATACTGACGAAGATATTGAAAAGACAGTGGCTGCTGCTAAAAAGGCTTTCTCAGAAATCGCATAG
- the nirJ2 gene encoding putative heme d1 biosynthesis radical SAM protein NirJ2, translating into MIISWNTTNQCNMYCDHCYRDAGARSDEELSTEQGKQLLDEIIKAGFKIMIFSGGEPFMRDDIFELVEHGIKGGLRVVFGTNGTLITKEVAQKLKDLGVMGVGISLDSLDKAKHDKLRKYKGAWDEAVRGMKNSREVGLPFQIHTTVMDWNDHEVTDMTDFAVDMGAVAHHIFFLVPTGRAVSIEEESLRAEQYEELLERILKKQQEVDIELKPTCAPQFMRIAKQMGMNMRFGRGCLAGTSYCIIGPRGDVQPCAYMDIHIGNVKEEKFSELWADSPTFKELRTMEYKGGCGVCGYKKICGGCRARAAFYNDGDYMAEEPWCLYHGRKGGEGK; encoded by the coding sequence ATGATAATTTCTTGGAATACCACCAACCAATGTAATATGTACTGTGATCACTGCTATCGTGACGCAGGGGCCAGATCTGACGAGGAACTGAGTACTGAGCAGGGCAAACAACTGTTGGACGAGATCATCAAAGCGGGTTTTAAAATTATGATTTTTTCCGGCGGCGAACCCTTTATGCGGGATGATATCTTTGAGTTGGTAGAACACGGCATTAAAGGCGGTCTGAGGGTGGTCTTTGGTACCAACGGCACCTTGATTACTAAAGAGGTGGCCCAAAAATTGAAAGACTTGGGTGTTATGGGTGTCGGTATCAGTTTAGATAGCTTAGACAAAGCAAAGCACGATAAATTGCGTAAATATAAAGGTGCGTGGGACGAGGCGGTGCGCGGTATGAAGAACTCCCGCGAAGTGGGCTTGCCCTTCCAGATTCATACTACTGTAATGGACTGGAATGACCATGAAGTTACCGATATGACTGATTTTGCCGTGGATATGGGCGCCGTAGCGCATCACATCTTCTTCCTGGTTCCTACCGGCCGTGCTGTCAGTATTGAAGAAGAATCCCTCCGCGCAGAACAGTATGAAGAACTGCTGGAGCGTATCCTTAAAAAACAGCAGGAAGTGGACATCGAATTGAAACCCACCTGCGCGCCCCAGTTTATGCGTATTGCCAAACAGATGGGCATGAATATGCGTTTCGGTCGCGGCTGCCTGGCAGGTACCAGCTACTGCATCATCGGCCCCCGCGGTGATGTACAGCCCTGTGCCTACATGGATATCCATATTGGCAACGTAAAAGAAGAAAAGTTCAGCGAGCTGTGGGCAGACAGCCCCACATTCAAGGAACTGCGTACCATGGAATATAAAGGCGGCTGCGGAGTTTGCGGATACAAGAAGATTTGCGGCGGCTGCCGAGCCAGAGCAGCATTCTACAACGATGGCGACTACATGGCCGAAGAACCCTGGTGCCTCTACCACGGCCGCAAAGGCGGCGAAGGCAAATAA
- the hemC gene encoding hydroxymethylbilane synthase, which translates to MTREIIIGTRDSALALWQTNWVKDKLQRLYPDYKISVKSVKTQGDKILDVALAKIGDKGLFTKELEVAMLAGEIDMAVHSMKDLPTALPEGLAIGAICERFDPRDVVVSHKGYQLADLPEGARVATSSLRRRAQLLKYRPDLTIEDVRGNLNTRMRKLEEQDFDALILAAAGVERMGWAERIEEKIAYDIILPAVGQGSIGIELRRNDVELKQIVVAINHRQSQLAILAERAMLRKLEGGCQIPIGALALVEGDTVTLEGLVASLDGTELLRDQVAGDADQAEQLGIQLADKLLARGAKKILEAVRRETEEA; encoded by the coding sequence ATGACACGAGAAATTATCATCGGGACAAGAGACAGTGCCTTAGCGTTATGGCAGACAAATTGGGTAAAGGATAAATTGCAGCGTCTTTACCCGGATTATAAAATTAGTGTCAAAAGTGTTAAAACCCAGGGAGACAAAATCCTGGATGTAGCGCTGGCAAAAATCGGTGACAAGGGTCTTTTTACTAAAGAGCTTGAAGTGGCCATGCTAGCCGGCGAGATTGATATGGCTGTACACAGTATGAAGGACCTGCCCACTGCTTTGCCCGAGGGATTGGCTATCGGTGCCATTTGTGAACGGTTTGATCCGCGGGACGTTGTGGTGTCACATAAAGGGTATCAATTGGCCGATTTACCAGAAGGAGCCAGAGTTGCTACCAGCAGTCTCCGCCGCCGGGCACAACTTTTGAAATACCGGCCGGATTTGACTATTGAGGATGTTCGGGGAAATTTGAATACACGCATGCGTAAGCTTGAAGAACAGGATTTTGATGCTCTTATTCTAGCCGCCGCCGGAGTAGAACGAATGGGTTGGGCGGAGAGAATTGAAGAAAAAATCGCTTATGATATTATTCTTCCCGCGGTAGGACAGGGCTCTATTGGCATAGAACTACGCCGGAATGATGTGGAATTGAAGCAGATAGTTGTTGCAATCAACCACCGGCAGTCTCAGTTGGCTATCTTGGCGGAACGGGCGATGCTGAGAAAACTCGAAGGCGGCTGTCAGATACCTATTGGTGCCTTAGCTTTGGTTGAGGGAGATACTGTTACTCTGGAAGGCCTTGTAGCGAGCCTAGACGGTACAGAGCTGCTGCGGGATCAAGTGGCCGGCGATGCCGATCAGGCGGAGCAATTGGGAATTCAGTTGGCAGATAAGCTGCTTGCCCGAGGTGCGAAAAAAATTCTCGAAGCCGTAAGGCGAGAGACGGAGGAAGCTTAA
- a CDS encoding AzlC family ABC transporter permease translates to MARNRFLAGVKAALPIVMGYMPLGFAYGVLAREAGLSLFQTTMMSVLVYAGSGQFIAVGLMGAAVSAAAVIFTVFLVNLRHLLMSASLIPHLKHYPVPLLGFVSYQITDETYAVAISHFQEEKATESFHMGLNLTAHSAWVLASFLGGAFGNLIRNPAQYGLNFALPAMFIALLIMQVKDKAAILVGLAAAIISIAIKYYSAGSWNIILATIAAATLGVIFEWITSGQ, encoded by the coding sequence ATGGCTCGCAATCGATTTTTAGCAGGGGTCAAAGCCGCATTACCGATAGTAATGGGCTATATGCCGTTGGGATTTGCCTATGGTGTTCTGGCCCGTGAAGCAGGTCTATCGCTTTTTCAAACCACTATGATGTCCGTACTGGTCTATGCCGGCTCCGGGCAGTTTATTGCGGTGGGTTTGATGGGAGCAGCAGTGTCCGCGGCAGCGGTAATATTTACCGTCTTTTTAGTAAACCTGCGCCATCTCTTGATGAGCGCTTCTCTTATCCCACACCTGAAGCACTACCCTGTGCCCCTGCTGGGCTTTGTGTCATATCAAATTACCGACGAAACATACGCAGTTGCCATATCCCACTTTCAAGAGGAAAAAGCCACAGAATCGTTTCATATGGGCCTCAATCTTACCGCCCACAGCGCCTGGGTCTTGGCCAGTTTCTTAGGAGGAGCTTTTGGTAATCTGATTAGAAATCCGGCCCAGTACGGCCTGAATTTCGCCCTGCCTGCCATGTTTATCGCCCTATTGATTATGCAGGTTAAGGATAAGGCCGCCATACTAGTGGGCTTGGCCGCAGCAATCATCTCTATCGCTATCAAGTACTATTCTGCCGGCAGTTGGAATATCATCCTGGCTACAATTGCCGCCGCCACATTGGGAGTGATTTTTGAATGGATTACATCTGGGCAATAA
- a CDS encoding ABC transporter substrate-binding protein: protein MKKLSLLLVVMLVVSFAVAGCGGQSSEGGENQQEAEQPADENNTPQPTEVTLAVSSWIGYAPLHIAAEKGFFEENGVNVDLQVIESVSDRRTALAADRIQGFASTVDTHVMTAAAGIPVVQILGLDTSFGGDGIVATEDIKSIQDLKGKKVALHTGGGASYFWTQYLLDREGMKLSDLNVLDMSAGDAGDAFVAGKVDAAITWQPWLTKAEETDFGHVLISSDETPGVIVDSLALREDFVKDNPEAVQGIVDAWFDALAFAAENPGEANQIMALAMDQTVEEFEATLPDVKFYDQTENQEYFGTPDDPGLLWEVSEKAADFWLAEGLIDNKPEMIKIIDGSFVK, encoded by the coding sequence ATGAAAAAATTATCGTTGTTGCTTGTAGTAATGTTGGTGGTAAGTTTTGCCGTAGCTGGGTGCGGTGGACAATCATCAGAGGGTGGGGAAAATCAGCAGGAAGCGGAACAGCCGGCTGATGAGAATAACACTCCGCAGCCCACTGAGGTAACTTTAGCTGTTTCTTCATGGATCGGCTATGCACCGTTACATATTGCGGCTGAAAAAGGATTTTTTGAAGAGAACGGCGTTAATGTGGACCTGCAGGTCATTGAAAGTGTTTCAGACCGCAGAACAGCATTAGCAGCTGATAGGATTCAGGGTTTTGCTTCTACTGTTGATACTCATGTGATGACTGCTGCTGCCGGCATTCCGGTGGTACAAATATTAGGACTTGATACTTCCTTTGGCGGTGACGGAATAGTAGCCACTGAAGATATCAAAAGTATTCAGGACTTAAAAGGGAAAAAGGTGGCTCTTCATACCGGCGGCGGCGCCAGTTACTTTTGGACTCAGTATCTGCTTGACCGGGAAGGGATGAAGCTTTCCGACTTAAATGTGCTAGATATGAGTGCCGGTGATGCCGGAGACGCTTTTGTCGCTGGTAAAGTAGACGCAGCGATTACCTGGCAGCCTTGGTTAACTAAAGCAGAGGAAACGGATTTTGGTCATGTTTTGATTTCCAGTGATGAAACACCTGGTGTAATCGTGGATTCCTTGGCTTTAAGGGAAGACTTTGTCAAGGATAACCCCGAAGCAGTTCAAGGGATAGTGGATGCATGGTTTGATGCGTTAGCCTTTGCCGCGGAAAACCCCGGGGAAGCCAATCAAATTATGGCTCTGGCCATGGACCAGACAGTCGAAGAATTTGAGGCCACACTGCCTGATGTGAAATTCTATGATCAGACAGAGAACCAAGAATATTTCGGAACCCCGGACGACCCGGGTTTGTTGTGGGAAGTCAGTGAAAAAGCAGCGGACTTCTGGTTAGCTGAAGGTCTGATCGATAACAAGCCGGAAATGATTAAAATTATTGACGGCAGCTTTGTTAAATAG
- the hemB gene encoding porphobilinogen synthase — MYFPTLRPRRLRGSETLRRMVRENLLTVDDLIYPMFVIYGEEVANPISSMPGVCQYSVDKLLPAVGEVVELGIPAIILFGIPDVKDEKGSGAYAADGIVQEAIRAIKKEYPDLLVITDVCLCEFTSHGHCGIVHEGDVLNDPTLEFLARTALSHVEAGADMVAPSDMMDGRVRAIREKLDDNGYSKIPIMAYSAKYSSAFYGPFREAAESAPQFGDRRSYQMDPPNSDEAIKETLLDIEEGADIVMVKPALAYMDIIRRLKDEFTYPVAAYNVSGEYSMIKAAAEKGWIDEQAVVMEMLTGMKRAGADLILTYFAKDAAKWLKDR; from the coding sequence TTGTATTTTCCAACCCTGCGTCCTCGCCGCTTGCGCGGCAGTGAGACGCTGCGCCGGATGGTGCGAGAGAATTTATTAACTGTTGACGATTTGATTTATCCTATGTTTGTCATCTACGGTGAAGAAGTAGCTAATCCGATTTCATCAATGCCCGGAGTTTGCCAATATTCGGTAGACAAGCTGCTGCCGGCGGTGGGAGAAGTGGTTGAACTGGGTATTCCGGCCATTATTCTCTTTGGTATACCCGATGTGAAGGATGAAAAGGGTTCCGGTGCCTATGCTGCCGATGGAATTGTCCAGGAGGCCATTCGAGCTATTAAGAAAGAATATCCGGACCTGTTGGTGATTACCGATGTTTGCCTCTGTGAATTTACCAGTCACGGACACTGTGGTATCGTTCACGAAGGTGACGTACTAAATGATCCTACGCTGGAGTTTCTAGCTCGTACCGCACTGTCTCATGTTGAAGCGGGTGCAGATATGGTGGCGCCGTCGGATATGATGGACGGGCGAGTGAGGGCAATCAGGGAAAAGCTTGATGATAATGGCTATAGCAAAATTCCCATCATGGCCTATTCTGCCAAATATTCGTCCGCTTTTTACGGACCATTCCGCGAGGCGGCAGAATCTGCACCGCAATTTGGCGATCGGCGCAGCTACCAGATGGACCCGCCCAATAGCGATGAAGCGATTAAGGAAACTCTGCTTGACATCGAAGAAGGTGCGGATATTGTGATGGTTAAGCCGGCACTTGCCTATATGGATATTATTCGTCGATTGAAGGACGAATTTACTTATCCCGTGGCAGCTTATAATGTCAGCGGTGAATATTCCATGATTAAAGCTGCGGCGGAAAAAGGATGGATAGACGAACAAGCAGTGGTAATGGAAATGCTCACCGGTATGAAAAGAGCCGGTGCAGATTTGATCCTTACTTATTTTGCTAAGGATGCCGCCAAATGGTTAAAGGATAGATAG